DNA from Fibrobacter sp. UWB15:
TCCACCAGCTTGACTTCGACAGAAACGTCTTCGTAACGGCTGTTGTTGAGGAGCGTTACCTGGAAACTGATTTCGCTCTGCGGGGCGACCACGTGTTCCAGTTCGCTGATCAAGGCGCGGCTCGGAGTCGTGATTTCCTTCGAGAATTCTTCAAAACCCTTGCTTACGCGGTTTTCGTCACACAGGCCGTCAAATTCGGTACCGCAGTCTGCCCACTGGTCCAAGAAGAAACCGGCAATCTGCGGGTTGCTCTGGAGGGCGGTAATCTGGTCGAGCTTACTCTTGATGGCGATGCGGTTTGCATCGGCCACAAAGCTCTTGTAGTCCTTCCAAATGGACATGTCGCTTTCCACGAAGGTTTCTACGGCCTTGATGGCGTTCTTGATGGCCTTCTGGTTCTTGGCGCTACGCGGTCCCTTGATGTTGGTGGCCGTTTCCGGGAGGAGAGTGTGGTTCTTGAGCGTCACCAGCATCTTGTTGTTGATGTCGCTCACTACATTTTCTTCTTCGTCCTGGAAGTGGCTGTCGCCAAGGCCAGTGTCGGGCACGGAAATTTCTTCGGCGTCGCGGTCAAAGCTGTGTGCCAAGAAGTGCGTGTAAGCGGCGTTCGGCGTCATGCGCGGGTTCATGCGCAGAGTGGCGTAAGTCGAAATCTTGTCGACCGTAACCGGCAAGAGTTTGCCAGTATCCTTGCGGAAGTTTCCTTCGTTGTCGATATAGATACTGTTCAGGTTGCTGATTACCGGGCGAGTCATGTCGACCGGGCTAATGGCGTTCAAAAGCTTGTTGCCGTTCTGCAACAGGAGCGTGCCGTTCTCGGCACCCATGACCCATGCGCCAATGCAGGGGTGGTGGTGCTGTTCAGCCACGATGTCGTTGATCAGTTTCTTGACGATTTCAAGACCCTGGGCGGTAGACCTCATGGTGTGGATCGGGAATTCCTGGAACACGATAAGACCGAGCTTGTCGCAAATGTCAAGTGCCTGGGTAGAAAGCGGAGCGCCGCAGCTACGAATGGCGTTGTAGCCGGCAGCCTTCACGGCCTGCAGGTCCTTTTCGAGCTTCGGGTTGTCGAATGTCCAGAGGCCGCCTTCGCTCCACTGCTGGTTGTAGGTGATGCCCTGGATCTTCAAAATCTGGTCGTTCAGGTAGTAGTCGCCCTTGAGGCAGTCGAACTTGCGGAAACCGAAGGTACGCACCACGGGGAACGCGTATTCGGCGCGCTTGATTTCCTTGCCGTCCTTTTCCTTGCCGGCCTTGATTTCCATCTGGAATTCAATGGCGTAAACGTTCGGGTGTTCGGGGCTCCACTGGAACTTGTGGCGCTGCTGTTCCTTGACTTCGAAAACAAAACGCTGGGTCATGTTTTCCTTGTCGAGCTTCAGGTTGTTCACGAACTGCTCGTAAACGTCGCCATCGGGGTTACGCATGAGCACGCGGAGCCTGGTCTGGAAACCGCGGGGGTTGTTGAAGCTGATTTCGCAGGCGATGCGCTGGGTGTCGGCATCGGGTTCGAGCTTCACGTCAGAAATGAAGGCTGCGGTACCCAAAATCAGGTCCACGTGGCCAAAAATACCGCCAAACGGGTACTGGGTCCAGGGGAGGCCGACAGGCAGTTCACCCGGGTGAACAAAGCGGTCATCGGCGCCGTCGGCGCTTTCGCGGCCAAAGTCGATACGGCTGTTCAGGGCACCCATGTTGGCGACACGCACGCAAAGCACATTTTCTTCGCCGAGCTTCAAGGCCTTCTGCAGTTCAATAATAAAGGGGGTGTAGGCACCGAAGTGCGTGCCCAAAAGTTTGCCGTTCAGCCAAACGGTGGCGTGGCTTGCAATGCGTTCAAAACGCAAGAAAATGCGCTTGGCAACCTGTTTTTCGTCGTCGATGGTGAAACGCTTGAAGTAGAAGGCGCAGTCGTGCGACATCAAAAGCTTGTCAAAAGCCCTTTCCCAGATGTGGGGAACTTGCACTGCCTGCGTGTCTTTGGGGTAAGTAGCGTACCAACGATTAGAAATACCGGCATCTTCGGTGTCCCAAATCATCTGCCAGTCGCCGTCAAGGCTCAAAATCTTGCTCATTCGAGTGTCCTTTATGAAATTTTGAGGTGAAATTTAGAAAAAAAGGGCGTTTGTGTCTTTACAATTCCCCAAATTTTGCTACATTTGGGGTCCCAATAGCAACCAAAAAAGGATTACAAAAATGTATTCTATTGTTGAAACAGGTGGTTTCCAGTATAAAGTTGAGCTGGGCAAGGCTTACAAGGTCCCCACGCTCGATGCCGCTGTTGGTTCCGAACTGGAGCTCAAGTCCGTTCTTCTTTTCGCAGGAAAAGAAGTGCAAATCGGCACCCCTGTCCTGAATGACGCCTCCGTGAAGGTCGAAATTCTTGCCCACGGCAAGTATGACACCGTCATCGTTTATAAGAAGAAGCGTCGTACTCGTTACGAACGTCGTAACGGTCATCGTCAGGGCTATACCGAGGTGCTGGTTACGGAACTTCGCTCCGGCGCAGAATCCGCAAAGGTCGACTCCAAGGTTATCGATCGCAACCGCGCTCGCGTGGCTGCCCTCGCCAAGCAGAAGGTACAGAATGTGCCTCTGACTCGCAAGGAAAAGATTGCCCAGGGTCTCCCGAAGCCCGCCAAGGTTAAGAAGAACTCTCTGCGTAAGGCTAAGGAGGTATAATCCATGGCTCATAAGAAAGGTCAAGGTTCAGTACGTAACGGCCGCGACAGTAACGCCAAATATCTTGGTGTGAAGAAGTATGCGGGCGAAGTCGTCAAGGCTGGCAACATCATCGTTCGTCAGCGCGGTTCTCACTTCCACAAGGGCACCAACGTTGGTATGGGCAGAGACTTTACTCTGTTCTCTCTCGTTGATGGCAAGGTGAAGTTCGAACGCCTCGATGCAAAGCGTCAGAAAGTTTCTGTCTACCCGGAAGAAAACTAATCGGTTTTGAATCGTTTAGAGCCGACGGTACCACAAGTACCGCCGGTTTTTTGTTTTTACCCACTACTTCCAACTTCCTACTGCCTACTGTCTACTGTCTACTGTCTACTGTCTACTGCCTACTTCCTACTGCCTACTGTCTACTTCCTACTATTATTTTTTGCTATTTTATAACCGATGTCTAGACTTTATACACTGCGTGTGGCGCTTTTTGCATTGTTTGTTGCGTTGTCCGCCTTTTTTGCGGGCTGTTCCGATGACGATAGTTCCATTGAATTTTTGTTTGACCGTGAAATATCGGATGTCTCGGTGTTGCAGGAATGCGCGAAAGACGCCGACAGTGGAGCCTATTGTTTTAAGGTGCGCTTCCGTTATCCGATCGATACGGAAAACCTTGAA
Protein-coding regions in this window:
- a CDS encoding glycoside hydrolase family 2 protein; the encoded protein is MSKILSLDGDWQMIWDTEDAGISNRWYATYPKDTQAVQVPHIWERAFDKLLMSHDCAFYFKRFTIDDEKQVAKRIFLRFERIASHATVWLNGKLLGTHFGAYTPFIIELQKALKLGEENVLCVRVANMGALNSRIDFGRESADGADDRFVHPGELPVGLPWTQYPFGGIFGHVDLILGTAAFISDVKLEPDADTQRIACEISFNNPRGFQTRLRVLMRNPDGDVYEQFVNNLKLDKENMTQRFVFEVKEQQRHKFQWSPEHPNVYAIEFQMEIKAGKEKDGKEIKRAEYAFPVVRTFGFRKFDCLKGDYYLNDQILKIQGITYNQQWSEGGLWTFDNPKLEKDLQAVKAAGYNAIRSCGAPLSTQALDICDKLGLIVFQEFPIHTMRSTAQGLEIVKKLINDIVAEQHHHPCIGAWVMGAENGTLLLQNGNKLLNAISPVDMTRPVISNLNSIYIDNEGNFRKDTGKLLPVTVDKISTYATLRMNPRMTPNAAYTHFLAHSFDRDAEEISVPDTGLGDSHFQDEEENVVSDINNKMLVTLKNHTLLPETATNIKGPRSAKNQKAIKNAIKAVETFVESDMSIWKDYKSFVADANRIAIKSKLDQITALQSNPQIAGFFLDQWADCGTEFDGLCDENRVSKGFEEFSKEITTPSRALISELEHVVAPQSEISFQVTLLNNSRYEDVSVEVKLVDDKGKELATDKISPEEPAGKTSLTQMGICTMMAPRTEGSYKLQVTLINDGNKIHTTEEDLIVIAEADVKSAMKKVCFLDNSEESSDALAALTGPEQVIFTANLSSWPDEILDKIVDVVKNGGKTLLLSDLTQEDIDYLNQSHQFDCNIESHWSTGANELSLHYLPKGSELAPVFGEASVLDSNAAAVMPSISLNELPGAKVFARSVTLKDGEVKTGSDLQLYPFGNGKIMFNQFNVFEGLETNVLADKLFATIVNLL
- the rplU gene encoding 50S ribosomal protein L21, yielding MYSIVETGGFQYKVELGKAYKVPTLDAAVGSELELKSVLLFAGKEVQIGTPVLNDASVKVEILAHGKYDTVIVYKKKRRTRYERRNGHRQGYTEVLVTELRSGAESAKVDSKVIDRNRARVAALAKQKVQNVPLTRKEKIAQGLPKPAKVKKNSLRKAKEV
- the rpmA gene encoding 50S ribosomal protein L27, which gives rise to MAHKKGQGSVRNGRDSNAKYLGVKKYAGEVVKAGNIIVRQRGSHFHKGTNVGMGRDFTLFSLVDGKVKFERLDAKRQKVSVYPEEN